The Oceanicaulis sp. nucleotide sequence CGCTCGTCCTCGACGTCGAGTTCGTCCATGAGCGCCATCAGGGCGTCTACGCCGGCGTCGAGCCCGACCCGGCCGCGCCGGCGGCCCTGAAGCGGATCTGCCGGGCGCTGTCGGCGCGCGGTATCGCGGTGGACGTGGTGGTCTCGCCCATGCCCCGGCCCGAATTCGTGGCCGACCTGCCGATCGAGTTCAGCGTCGATCCTTATGGTCTCGGGCCGCTTTTCCAAGAGGCGATGCCCTGCATCGACCGGCTCATCGACCGGCCGGTGCTGGAAGACTGGGGGCTGGACGTCCGCTTCCTGTTCAATCGCGGTTTCGATCCGGAGTTTCCCTATGACTGGATCGCAGACAGGCCCGCATTTGAAGCCGGATACGCCACGCTGCCCCGGCGTCGGCAAGGCGCGTTCTACGACGTGCATCACCTCAACCGCGCCGGCGCCCGGCTGTTCACCCGCCGCGTGATGGAAGACCTCGCGGCAGACGAGACGGGTTAGGCGGCCGGCAGGATCTCGCCCAGCACCCCGCCTATGCGGATCGGCTCGCAGCGAACCGCAAGCCCGGTCGCGTCGTCGGTCTCGACAAACAATCCGCAGGCGGTCGCCTCGCCGCTGGCGGTGGTGAAGCGCGAGGACCGCATGCCGGTGACGAAGCGGTTCACCGGCTCGTCCTTCTCCATGCCGATCACGCTGTCATAGTCCCCGCACATGCCGGCGTCAGTCTGATAGGCGGTGCCGCCGGGCAGGATGCGGTGATCGGCGGTGGGCACATGGGTGTGCGTACCGACCACCAGGCTCGCCCGGCCGTCGCAATAAACGCCCATGGCGGTCTTCTCGCTGGTCGCCTCGCCGTGCATGTCGACCACGATCGCATCGGCGACCTGACCGAGCGGGCACGAGACGATTTCCTTCTCCACCGCAGCGAACGGATCTTCCAGCGGCTGCATGAACAGGCGCAGCATCACGTTCATCACAAGGATCCGCCGCCCGTCGGGCAGATCGTAGAGCGACGCGCCCTTGCCCGGCGCAGCGCCGGGCCGGTAGTTCACCGGCCGCAACAGTCTGGGCTCGCGCTCGATATAGCTCAGCGCCTCGGACTGGTCCCAGGCGTGATTGCCCAGGGTGAGCACGTCCGCGCCGGCGTCGAACAGCTCGTTGGCGGTGCGCTCGGTGATGCCGAACCCGCCCGCGGCGTTCTCGGCGTTGACGATCACGAAGTCGAGCTTCAGCCGGTCGCGCAGGCCGGGCAGGTGCTCGGCCACCGCCTCGCGGCCGGACTTGCCGACGACGTCTCCGAAAAATCCGATGCGCATGACCGCTCCTTTCGAAGCGTGCGCATATAGCGCGCGCGCCCGGCGCTGGCCATGGCGGCGGTGCTAACCCTCCTGCACCGCGACGGTGCGTGCGATCTTGCGCTTGTACTTCTCCGCGTCCTCACCGTCGGCCATGCCCGCGACCGCCTCTTTCGCCTTCCTGTAACGGTCCACCACCCCGCCGATATGGCGGAACCCGCCCCACAGGTCGGCGATCACCACGCCGGAGAGGAGCAGCGCCGGGCCGGACACCCATTTGAACGCAGTGGTCAGGCCGGCGAAGATCTGCGCGTCCGGATTGGCGATGATGGGCGGCGGGCCGATCAGCGAGGCGGCCAGGCCGCCCGCGCCGGGAATGTCCTGCGCCAGCTGTTCGGCCAGCATGGCGATGAAATTGCTCGACAGGAAGAAAAAGCGGACCACCTCGGCGACGCCCGGCGAGGCCGCCGCACCGTCGGGGTCGACGAAGGGCGCGGTCGCGCCCGGCGCGAAGAAGGGCTGGTTCAGCGCATAGACCGCCAGGGCCACGCCGGGCGCGAGCACGGCGGCGATATAGCCGGCCGTATAGACCATGCGAGAGCGGCGCACCTTCTCGGCGCGGTCGATGTCGCGATCCAGATTGTCCAGAAAGCACTGCTTTTTCTGGCAGGGCGCGCCGCGTCTCGTGCGCTTGCTGTAAGCGCCCATCGCCGTGCTCAGCCCGCCGCCGAAGCGCTGCTGGACGGCCCAGACCAGAGGCAGCAATCCGCCGGCGATCAGCGCCGCCCAGGCGGCGTAGCGCAGTGCGAGGTCGCGCACGGCGTCGTCCCCGAAAATGTCGAGCATGGTCGTCCCCCCTGTCGTTCGGCCCGCGAC carries:
- a CDS encoding TIGR00282 family metallophosphoesterase, with the protein product MRIGFFGDVVGKSGREAVAEHLPGLRDRLKLDFVIVNAENAAGGFGITERTANELFDAGADVLTLGNHAWDQSEALSYIEREPRLLRPVNYRPGAAPGKGASLYDLPDGRRILVMNVMLRLFMQPLEDPFAAVEKEIVSCPLGQVADAIVVDMHGEATSEKTAMGVYCDGRASLVVGTHTHVPTADHRILPGGTAYQTDAGMCGDYDSVIGMEKDEPVNRFVTGMRSSRFTTASGEATACGLFVETDDATGLAVRCEPIRIGGVLGEILPAA